A window of Panicum virgatum strain AP13 chromosome 8K, P.virgatum_v5, whole genome shotgun sequence contains these coding sequences:
- the LOC120646417 gene encoding splicing factor U2af large subunit B-like has product MAAIGGNTAGPGDAVVDVDMNHDRGFALVEMRLTEEASNAMALDGILFEGVPLKIRRPPGYNPSEAAALGPSMPSRCLNLAAVGLTPGSAEGLKGPDRICVSGLPKYLTEAQVRELLESFGPLRGFDLVKDWGTGDSMGHAYCVYQNSSVTDIACASLNGMRLHDNTLTVGRAKQRASQHQPEVETILLGLMAEQQAQLQQVMFGLVPTPTKVVCLLQVLTADELKHDKDYEEIMEHMRLEACRYGNLVKVVIPRPDSSGQLVAGVGKVS; this is encoded by the exons ATGGCTGCTATTGGAGGAAACACAGCTGGTCCTGGAGATGCTGTCGTTGACGTCGACATGAACCATGACCGCGGATTTGCTCTTGTGGAAATGAGACTGACTGAGGAAGCAAGCAATGCCATGGCTCTGGATGGCATTTTGTTTGAAGGGGTGCCACTGAAGATTAGAAGGCCACCAGGCTATAACCCTTCCGAGGCAGCTGCCCTGGGCCCAAGCATGCCGAGCCGCTGTCTGAATCTTGCTGCAGTTGGCTTGACACCAGGATCTGCAGAAGGTTTGAAAGGGCCTGACCGCATTTGTGTGTCTGGCCTTCCCAAATATCTCACAGAAGCTCAAGTCAGGGAGTTGCTTGAATCTTTTGGACCTCTTCGTGGGTTTGATCTTGTCAAGGATTGGGGAACTGGTGACTCGATGGGCCATGCGTATTGCGTGTACCAGAACAGCAGTGTCACTGACATTGCCTGTGCTTCTCTAAATGGAATGAGGCTACATGACAATACCCTTACCGTCGGCAGAGCAAAACAGCGAGCATCTCAGCACCAACCCGAGGTGGAAACCATCCTGTTGGGTTTGATGGCAGAGCAACAGGCGCAGCTACAGCAAGTTATGTTTGGATTGGTCCCTACTCCTACAAAGGTCGTGTGCCTCCTCCAGGTGCTTACTGCAGATGAGTTGAAACATGATAAAGACTATGAGGAGATTATGGAACACATGAGGCTAGAAGCGTGCAGATATG GTAATCTGGTAAAAGTTGTCATCCCACGCCCTGACTCGAGTGGACAGCTGGTCGCTGGAGTTGGAAAGGTGAGCTAG